A region of the Sardina pilchardus chromosome 3, fSarPil1.1, whole genome shotgun sequence genome:
CATCACGTTGTGCTTTATTTCCCTAACGTGGACACATGGCCCTGCACATATGGCTTAACCTGACCCATTAGATTATAACAGAAATTACATCACAGTCTAGAGCATAGAGCGGCAGTGCCACGGCAGAGTCCACAGTGGCGGAGCTGTGTTAGTTCTTAAGGGTTGGCACCATCTCTGGGATCTATAGAGAGAGGTGCATGGGTGAACTGCAGTCTCGTGTGCGCTACCTTTCCAAGGCAGTTGAAGAGGAAAAGCTGGCGTCAGACCAGTCAGTCAGGGGATAACGGACGGCTGATGCAGAGCAGCACCCTAATGCAGTCTGATTATGTATTAAATGTCCACGTCTGTGATGCAGCGCACTGGCCACTGCAAAGCGTAATCTTATGATTGAGCGTTTTTAGACCACATcgcaaagggagggagggagaaatggTACTCGCAGGGCCTGGACGGCAGTCCACACTGATTAGCTCTGTGGTCAAAGGAGCGTGACCTAATGTTAGTAATCGGCCACTGGAAAAAAAATGCtgacacgctctctctctctggaaagCAAACATGTATACATCAGCCATTCCGTCACATAAGGCGGTTTCGTTAATGACTAATATCAGTACAGTACCGTGCTCAGTGAAGTACAGTACGTTGTGCTTCAGTTACAGTAAGTGTGCTTCTCTACCAACCTCTACTTTTCCTCTTTGAACAACGAGTCATCTATTTGATTTGGTCAGTTTTTTATATACAGatcattttttttgtgataACTGACCTCAGTGCAGTTCTATGAGTACATTTGACTCTTCATGACTCTCATCACTCATTCTCCCATTATGAGAAACATGGAGGAAGCTCAGTAAAGAGACACCTGGGTGCGGATGTCTTAGGACTCTCATACTCTGCGGAAAGTAAAGCTAAAGAAAGACAGCATCCCATCAGAATCCAGGTCCGGGATGcagtgctgagctgtgctgtgcctgcTGGCCCCCTCCCTTATCCAGTGTAACACTACGCTTCTGGGACATGGAGAGAGGTATGAACTGCATTTATCGACAGAGCTGTCAACTCAACTATGACGGATCTTCTGCCTCATTGTTCTAAACCCAAATCTAGGTCACACAGATCTGATTCAGGACCagcggtgtgagtgtgtgtgtgtgtgtgtgtgtgtgtgtgtgtgtgtgtgtgtgtgtgtgtgtgtgtgtgtgtgtgtgtgtgtgcgtgtgtgtgtgtgtgtgtgagtgtgtgtttcgtgCCAGCGTCTTGGATGCATCAAGGCATTGGTGACCACTTGACTTTTTTCCAGCGTTTGGCACGGTGCCTGTTGTAGCCTGGGCAGAATGGCCCTCTCCAGCTCTGAGCCTCTGGAGGGCAGCAACTGAATGGAAGCACTGAGGGGAGCAAATGAAGCAGCagaggacaagtgtgtgtgtgtgtgtgtgtgtgtgtgtgtgtgtgtgtgtgtgtgtgtgtgtgtttgtgtgtgtgtgtgtgtgtgagagagagagagtgtgtgtgtgtgtgagagagagagagtgtgtgtcgtgAAGGCTGCATCTCATCTCTTTCCTCAGGCTACACAGCAGCATCAAGCCcctggagggtgtgtgtttgtgtgagtgagtgtgtatgtgtgtgtgtgtgtgtgtgtgtgtgtgtgtgcgcgtgtgtgtgtgtgtgtgtgtgtgtgtgtgtgtgtgtgtgtgtgtgtgtgtgtgtgtgtgtgagggggtggggggtagtcaCAGAGGCGTGAGGCCAGGCCTCAGTTCGCCTTGAGTGGGGTTGGGTCCTCACGCCTGTTGTCATGGCGTGCTCCCCAAGGATGGGAAAAAGcaccctgctctcctcctgacACGCTTATGGACTCAGACCAGAGAGCACTCTAATGCTgtgaccttacacacacacacacacacacacacacacacacacacacacacacacacacacacacacacacacacacacacacacacacacacacacacacacacacacacacacacacatatacgtggCCAGAATCATTTCACTGTGATCCCACAAGAGAAGAAGACACTTATTAAAAAAATTCTGAATCACAACATAAAACCAGTTCTGTCATTTCATTGCCCAAagtagaaaaataaataacaggTCAGGAATGGAACTTCttttcacctttttttttttctgtaaaaacTACATATGTCTAACAGACATATTGGCACTTACTATAATTCACATGGCACAAAGACTCGAGCCTTTGCTGTAAAGTGCTCTGGAACCTAATCTACCTGCTAAACAGAGATCTATATCCCGagaccacactcactcactcactcactcacttagcgtccgtccgtccgtccgtccccccccccctcagctgGACATGAGTCTGGCCAGGCCGGCGTGCACCTGAGCCTGCACGGGGCCGCACTCCACCTGCTCCCCGTCCACGGTGAGCGCCCCCTGGGCGGAGAGGGGCTCCAGCCTCAGGGCGCGCACCTGCCGGTACACCAGCTGTGGGGCTCCGCAGTCCATGTGCGTGCCCTTCTCCATGGCCAGGAAGAGGCGCAGCAGGGCGGCCCGCGACACCCCCTCCAGCACGTAGTACAGGTGGATGCAGCCGTCCTGGGGCCGCGCCTCCGGGGCCGCCTGCAGGTCCTCGGCCAGGTAGGACTGGCACATGGCCAGCACCAGGACGAAGCCCGTCTCGGCGATCTGCGTCCAGCCCGCCGGCACCGGCTCGTCCAGAGGGGGCAGGAGGGAGTCCGGCGGGCCCTTGACCAGGGGCGTGGTCTGGTCCGAGCCggcctggaggagctggacgGCGTTGTTGGAGGCGTTGTGGAGGGTgtttttgttgtcgttgttgggcGACGGGCTGCTCCCGCTGCCGTTGTGGACGGAGTTTTCGGGGCAGAGGGCGCTGCAGGGCGGAGAGGAGTCGGTCAGCGGCCCGCACGACATGGCCGAGCAGAAGGACGAGCTGGGCGAGTCGGGCGGCGAGGCGTACGGAGAGGAGTCGTCGTCGTCGGACGAGACGGTGGATGTGGAGGCCGCCGCCCTGCCCGCCCGGCCCTCCTGCGCCGCGGCGGCCACCTGCTCCTGGTGGACGGGGAGGAAGGCCAGGCGCCCGCGGTAGGTGCGCAGCGACGCCAGCCGCACCAGCGTGCCCAGCAGGAAGCGCAGGGCGCCCGCCTGCCGGTAGCGCTCGCTCTCGATGTCCACGTCGGCCACGAAGCCCCACGCCAGCGACAGGAAGGAGAAGAGGCGCTGGCCCGAGGCCAGGTGGACCGACACCAGGTCCAGCGGAGACAGCAGGCCCTTGCACAGCAGGAAGCCGCAGCTGACCAGCAGCTCCTCGCCAAACAGCATCGGGGCCCTGGGGACggtgggggcagagagagagagagagagagagagagagagagagagagagagagagagaaagagagagagagacgaggatgAATAAACACTAGAGCACGACCGATATGGGATTTTAAAGACCGATACCGACTTtgaggatttaaaaaaaattataaatCAAATGTGTTCTAATATCTATCATATTGAAACATTCTGATATGTGGGATATTGTGTTCAAATAGGCCTAACTATGTGGCATCCTAGTGAAAAGCTCTTCTTATACAATACATTATGAAATAATCATTATGAATATCAGCATCAGGTCTCTCAGGCTTGAACCGCACTGCAACCACGACCAAGCTAGAGAGAGCTAGAAGGGACGCCTATTTTTTCTGCTTGACGTGAGCTGTTCTATGCAGAAATACGTAGGAAAGACCAGTTGACATAATTTGTGTTTAAAAGGGGAAGTGgaggctacatacagtatgtactatatagtaacatacagtaaatacGGTAACCAACTAGACCACACCAGCCTGTGTCTAAACGTAAGGACAAACTAGCCAAAATCAGGACACCCCTCAATTTCTGTCATAGTCCTGTTCCTATTGGAGGGGGTATAACTCGGTATAACCACGTTTTTatgcttgacctgcgctgcgcaatggattatgggatatctgaggccaaaaaatgCATCGATGCACGATTGGAAATCACggcaaacgaagtacccatctagtgagagcgcttgactttcggacagtctattctgatgtAACTttcggaaaatgcacactgcccagcgtgtgtacttatgtttcagacacagccctaGACTAGAGTGACACTGACATTCGCCTCTGcaaaagcacacagacattaaactacAGACTGTGAATCAGTCACTGAAAGAGAAGGGAGCTGGTGATGGaagggtgtactgtatgtgtgcatgtgggtttgGAAAGAGGGGGACTTGGAAAGAATGTCATCAAATATAACATGGCTGCAAGTGGTGGAAATAGTGAAAGCAAATGTTCACATACACATCTGGAATAGACACCGTGACACTGTGCACCCACTTTGCATCAATTTgaatgtgctacagtatgtctttgtaCAAATTTATAAGACACAACTGTGGAAAGCAGAAACATCACATTAATGTGCCTCATGCTCACTTGAACACCATCTTGAATATGCATGCTCTGCTGAGAGTCTTGTAAGACAGCCTCGGAACTCTTTTCAGGCTGTCATTCTAATCATAATGCCCTCCTCTCCACCTAATCTCGCCGACTATTGTTCCGCCAAACTGTGCCGAggacgaggagacgaggaggaacCCACAGTTAAATACCTGAGAATACAGGATGGATTAAAAACTCCCAGAGCTCCTTTGAGGACACTAAAAAGAGCCAAGTCACCTTCCTGAGAGTACTCGGCTGGCCTCGGCCAAGTGCTGAAAGTGCAGCGAGTCATTTTGACAAACGACCCTGTCTCTGGTCCGGGGAGCACATTTATTTGGCCCCGGTTCCGCTCCATGCATAGAGATGGCATATTAGTGTCCTCACCCGGAGTAATGGTTGACGGAAGCTGCCAGGGCGTTGCCCGAGCCTCCGGGTAGGATGCCCAGCGGCGTCTGGACGGCCACCTCccagtcctctctctccatcaggccGTTCaccacctggggggggggggggcagttgcaGTTGTTTGGACCGGAGGGATTTTTGAGTACACATGAACTGGCACACTGTGAGAACTGTGAGAATTTAATCAAATCCAttcaaacaaaagcaaatagacacacacagacacacacagacacacacagacacacacacacacacacacacacacacacacacacacacacacacactcacgcacatgcacacccacacacacccacacacacaaaggttcaCATCATCCTGCCTACCTACAACAATCTCATTAAAAAGCTTTTTTCTTTTGAAACATACccatattcacacatacatcaattcactcacagacacaaagacacacagacacacacacacacacacacacacacacacacagagagagacacacacagacacacacacctcaaaaagCAGCCCGTCTCCTGACAGAATCACCAAGGCGTCCCACTGAGACAAATCAGCCTTCCGCACTAGCTCCCGTGCATGGTTCTGGTGCTCTGTCAGAGAAAAGAGAAcaagaacagagggagggagagagagagagagagagagagagagagagagagagaagacgggGAGATAGCATGTAAGAAAGTGAGCACAAAGTACAATGAAAAAAGCGAGGACAGAGATACTGCACTGAAACAAAAAGTGGATGAAAGGGCTAAAGGGGGGGTGATGTGGGGTGAGGGGcaggggcggtgtgtgtgtgtgcgtgtgtgtgtgtgtgtgtgtgtgtgtgtgtgctgaatggaGAAGGCTGTGGTGGGAAAGGACCCCAGCACCCCCTCCCCATGGGACCCCCTGAGGGGGGAGATCAGAGTGATTAGCGTGCCAAACGTGGGATTCGATTTCCTCTTATCAGGCCCGAGCCACAGAGAGCTGCGAGGTGCCAGCAGCTTAGCGCGGCCGCGGCGCGGCGTGTCCACCGGGGCTGATTTGGGAGTCTGACTAAGAGCAGCGCCGATCGAATTAGTCCGGCTGATTTCATTTCGTCTCCCGGCGTCCTTGGGCGCGTCGGACAGCGGACGCCGCTGATGGGATAAAGACCCTGGAACGGTGGCTTGTTATCCGtcactcgtttttttttttttttttcgcgtgGCTCTTGTCAGGCCGGATAAATCCCGACACTTTGAGGGGAAAACCGTCTCTTATTGAAACGCTACCCGTTTAAACGGATGAAATGGGCAGAAATACACCGAGAACTGTTCAGGAATCTCTCAAGGACCACTGCACCTTCAACACTGGACTGAATGATGCCATATAAGAGATGCCTACAAAAAGAGCGTCTGTGAAAACTGCATACGACAGTAACATTAAAATAAGGCCTCTGCTCAGTCCTACTTTATCAGAGCCTCTTTGTttacttttcctttttcaaTTCAGCAGCAATGTAGGTCGCCAGAATGTTTCTCCAATTAAAATAaacactcaccaccaccaccaccaccaccaccaccacctccacccagccCAGAGTCTCACATCTTTTCATGAATATTTACTCACAAACACTGGAATAAAAGTGCGGCTCTCTCTGACACGCGTGAGGAAGTATAGCTTCCGCAGCCCTGTCTGAGCAGCGCGCCCTCTCCCTCCACAAGGTGAGAGTTTATTTTGTTCTAAGTGAGGACAGGCTGTTTGGTATGTATGAGGTGGGAGATAGTTAGCATAGCCgttctgcactgctgctgctgctgctgctactactgacAGGCCCAGAtactgaggagaagagaggagaaatgcGGTTCCCGCTGACTCAGCTCAAACTCAATCGTCCTGCCTTCCCCTCCACTTttctcctctcactcactcctgcctgttctctccatcctctctcctctcctttgtctCTCGCATCTGCAAtcccttctttccccctctctttcatccACACTTCTTCGTGCATGTCATCCCCTAAGCTCCCCTGTTCTCCTCACCTCTACTGGTCTCCTATACAGCTGACTCACCCATCATGGTAAGGGAGCAACGGCTCTCGCTAATTACTTCAGAAGAAATTAATCCTAACACCGCGAACGAACGAAAGCGAACAAACTCAACATTCTATTAACACTTAGCGAATGCCAGAGCTGAGCAGGGTGACATATCGCTAgctgctgactgactgaccacTAAGATCTtgggagac
Encoded here:
- the LOC134076798 gene encoding sphingosine kinase 1-like; its protein translation is MDRDKTEPDPSHHRNGIVGLLYGEFTDILNGKVRCSVSLTDHALTVQKITSSPGQGKVVFDLNDCIGCRAFKGEDNADTAAYFSAYFYPFKRKWLSSATARQRLEQSFRVALAQDPSANLEEAERWARAIRDASFRNLPRRDGAVYCEVRRPCRLMLLLNPNSGRGQAMSLFTTHVQRMLTEAAVPHTLVITEHQNHARELVRKADLSQWDALVILSGDGLLFEVVNGLMEREDWEVAVQTPLGILPGGSGNALAASVNHYSGAPMLFGEELLVSCGFLLCKGLLSPLDLVSVHLASGQRLFSFLSLAWGFVADVDIESERYRQAGALRFLLGTLVRLASLRTYRGRLAFLPVHQEQVAAAAQEGRAGRAAASTSTVSSDDDDSSPYASPPDSPSSSFCSAMSCGPLTDSSPPCSALCPENSVHNGSGSSPSPNNDNKNTLHNASNNAVQLLQAGSDQTTPLVKGPPDSLLPPLDEPVPAGWTQIAETGFVLVLAMCQSYLAEDLQAAPEARPQDGCIHLYYVLEGVSRAALLRLFLAMEKGTHMDCGAPQLVYRQVRALRLEPLSAQGALTVDGEQVECGPVQAQVHAGLARLMSS